A single window of Mycolicibacterium madagascariense DNA harbors:
- the gnd gene encoding phosphogluconate dehydrogenase (NAD(+)-dependent, decarboxylating), giving the protein MQLGLVGLGKMGFNMRDRLRKGGHEVIGYDPRPEVSDVPDLAGLARTAPRAVWVMVPSGDITNETIVGLSEVLSEGDLVIDGGNSRYTEDQPHAALLAEKKIGFIDAGVSGGIWGLTEGYGLMVGGSDEDVEKVMPIFDTLRPAGPREDGFVHAGPVGAGHFAKMVHNGVEYAMMTAYGEGYEMLAAEDLIKSPQEVYQAWTNGTVVRSWLQTLLAKALKEDPQLAEIRGYTDDSGEGRWTVEEAIRLRVPVPAIAASLFARFLSRQDDSPTMKAVAALRNQFGGHAVKRISEG; this is encoded by the coding sequence ATGCAACTCGGCCTGGTCGGTCTCGGAAAGATGGGCTTCAACATGCGTGACCGGCTCCGCAAGGGCGGTCACGAGGTCATCGGGTACGACCCCCGCCCCGAGGTCAGCGACGTTCCGGACCTCGCCGGGCTCGCCAGGACTGCGCCCCGCGCGGTGTGGGTCATGGTGCCCTCCGGCGACATCACCAACGAGACCATCGTCGGATTGTCCGAGGTGCTGAGTGAAGGCGACCTGGTGATCGACGGTGGCAACTCGCGCTACACCGAGGATCAACCGCACGCTGCCCTGTTGGCGGAGAAGAAGATCGGCTTCATCGATGCCGGGGTGTCCGGTGGCATCTGGGGCTTGACCGAGGGCTACGGGTTGATGGTCGGCGGCAGCGACGAGGACGTCGAGAAGGTCATGCCGATCTTCGACACGCTGCGGCCGGCGGGACCTCGGGAGGACGGCTTCGTCCACGCCGGTCCCGTCGGTGCCGGGCACTTCGCCAAGATGGTTCACAACGGTGTCGAGTACGCCATGATGACGGCCTACGGCGAGGGATACGAGATGTTGGCCGCCGAGGACCTCATCAAGAGTCCGCAGGAGGTCTACCAGGCCTGGACCAACGGCACCGTCGTGCGGTCCTGGCTGCAGACGCTCCTGGCCAAGGCCCTCAAGGAAGATCCCCAGCTCGCCGAGATCCGCGGGTACACCGACGATTCGGGTGAGGGTCGGTGGACGGTCGAGGAGGCCATTCGCCTGCGCGTGCCGGTGCCCGCCATCGCCGCGTCGTTGTTCGCGAGATTCCTTTCGCGACAAGATGATTCGCCGACGATGAAGGCCGTCGCGGCACTGCGGAACCAGTTCGGTGGCCACGCGGTGAAGAGGATCAGCGAGGGCTAG
- a CDS encoding DUF721 family protein, with the protein MTDRSDDEPLGPPDALAHLKGMDLVRRALEEARGAAKSQGKDVGRGRTSSTNATPTRGFRRRWSGPGPDSRDPQTLAAATSELAKSRGWSARVAEGSVFGQWAAVVGEQIAEHADPTVLRDGVLTVVAESTAWATQLRMVQAQLLAKIAAAVGDGVVTSLKIVGPAGPTWRKGSTTCRDEAPGYLRMTRNSRFSERRQHV; encoded by the coding sequence ATGACGGACCGCAGCGACGACGAGCCGTTGGGACCGCCCGATGCGCTGGCCCATCTGAAGGGGATGGACCTGGTGCGCCGCGCCCTCGAGGAGGCCCGGGGCGCGGCGAAGAGCCAGGGCAAGGACGTCGGGAGGGGTCGCACGTCCTCGACGAACGCCACCCCGACACGCGGCTTCCGGCGGCGATGGTCGGGACCCGGTCCGGATTCGCGTGATCCCCAGACGTTGGCCGCGGCGACCTCCGAGCTCGCCAAGAGCCGGGGGTGGTCCGCACGCGTGGCGGAGGGCTCGGTGTTCGGCCAGTGGGCGGCCGTCGTCGGTGAGCAGATCGCCGAGCACGCCGATCCGACAGTCCTGCGCGACGGCGTGCTGACGGTCGTGGCCGAGTCGACCGCGTGGGCCACCCAGCTGCGGATGGTGCAGGCGCAACTGCTGGCCAAGATCGCCGCGGCGGTCGGCGACGGCGTCGTCACCAGCCTGAAGATCGTCGGCCCCGCCGGACCCACCTGGCGCAAGGGCAGTACAACGTGCCGGGACGAGGCCCCGGGATACCTACGGATGACCAGAAACAGCCGGTTCTCAGAGCGCCGACAACACGTGTAG